GCGCTTACGTGCATGCTGCGatgcccatgggccttgcatTTGCGCGCCTGGCTATTGGGTTGGTAGCTCCTTCATAAGTATTCTTATGGCCTTGCAGGCAATATTAATCGTacagtacttgacgatccaatgtcgtacgacaCGATTTATCATATGACCCGGCCCACCATAtatgcgatacgatatacgattacgATCCAACGTTTtattatataatattttttttcgaaCTAAATTTCCGATTAGCCATTAAATGAAATttcaattcatttaatccaTCTATCCGTTATAtgcattggtgtgaccttgtaggtttagtcaagagtaaattgtgagcctaataaggattagaactcactaattGGAATCAATGTTCCAGCTAGCTGTTTCGATCACTTTGATCTTACTGAATAAATATTCCCTAATTAATCTCAACCTTAGTGTTGGaccaatgcaccttgggtgaaagacacatttccttcaggtTATAAAGTTGGGTGGTTTTGGTGGCCGACATGGTTAAGCCGAGCGGTGGTAGACGGTTAAGGTGTTGGTCACTAATGGTCAAGGTGTCCACAAAGTAGAGGGAAAAGGGGAAACGTGAAGTCTTCTTAGGGTAAGAGAGGGGAAAGGGAGTAGTTCTAGACTAACTTATTAATCAATCAAAATATTATGGAAATTCATATTTTTAATAATCAATTGACTAGTAAATATATGATGACACGTAGTATcaagaaaatattaatttcgTAAAAATCGACTAACACACCAATATAATCATACACTACCAATAAGTGCATTTCAAGTTGCGATGataaaacaaaattgaaattaaaaaacATCAAGATACATCTAAATGATATGTTTCCTTAAGCATCTACCAACgttttaataatccaacatcGTTCAAAATGTTATCTATCATCTACCAACCATTTTCACTAGATTTCTAATTTTGTAGAAATCTCGTGCATTAGCACAAGAACATactagtttataaaatacaaaaaattaGTGACTAAGAAAGAGAAGGGATTAaaagctactccctccgtatttatttaagggatacacttggctGGACACGGATATTAAGAacaaataattgaatgaaataaagtaataaaacattATTAATCACTTTAATTGACTATGCAAAGCCAAATTACACAAAAAGAAAATGATTTAGAATTCCTCATAACTACTTATTATCAAAGGATTTGACTCGATAAATTTCAACAAACTTCTATAAAACTCCCTACattattatttctacaacagaAAAAAGTAACAGTCTAACAGAGAAGCTGAATCTGTAAAGAGTGATGAATCTCCAACACTTTATATCTATCTTTTCTAGATATAGTGGTAAAACAAAATTCTTTAGTAAGGTCACATCTTTAATCCCTCTGGCTTTCTGTGTGCAGGATGTAAATGTAATTCCCCTTtgaataatacttcctccgtcttttaatactcgcaacgtttggacttttgccactattcatataatctactttgactattcgtagtgttttttatataagataaaacatagtcatgtgggatcttgttagattcgtctcaatgtgtattttcaaaatatcaactttttataatttttacataaagagaatttaagatataaatgatcaaagttatgcattggcatgcgtgaaactaacaaacgttgcgagtattaaaagacggaggaagtattaaaatAAGAACAAAGGTTTAATCCCTTAGAAAAACTGTAAGATAATTTATTCGCTTCTTTCCTTCAAGTTTACATTTGGGGCTTAAATAGGTTGGGGAGTTTATTCGGACCTTGAGCCTCTTTTATTGAAGATAGCATATTTATCCTAGATGATAGAATATCGAGGAAAAAAACATAGACTCAAGAGCTTGGTTATATTTCTCATGTTTTCAATGCATAAAATATCATCGGACATCCCGGACAACGACCGGGCTTCACAACTAGTTATGATATGATTAGTGACTAATTGGCCAAAATATGAGCTAAGGTGGTAATTgacgacaataattaaacacctacgtagtaattgacaacttttaacaaGTTAGATAGTAATTTCGAAAGTCACTAAATACCTAGGTAGTAATTTGCAAATTTTCCTTTATAGGAATAAAAAGAGTATTAAAGGTCAGTTTTATTAAAAAAACGGAGCGAGTATTAAGGAATTGAGGGAGTAATTTTTAGGTCGTAGTTTgcaatatttgtttgaaaaggTTGTAGTTTGCGAAATaatccctccgtatttatttaagggatacacttgctttttcggccgtatttattcAAGATATACACTTGCCATAtttggtaacttatcaaccccaccatctaatctatactactccctccgtcccggaatacttgacatgtttcccttatcgggccgtcccttaatacttgacctgtttctaaaaatggaaatattctaacaatattatattatttctcactccactcctattaacccacctaccccctacttcatacaaaaaataattaaaaattcaacccctactctcccccaaccccacatcttaacccacctcccactaattacattaaaataataccccactatcaactactacctattaaattaaataagtcaattcaagtcccttaaactctgtgccggtcaaaacgggtcgagtattccgggacggagggagtattattaaaTCTTCAAAGCAAGAAATGTCATGTTGCCACGTGTCACCGTAATTTGGCAAGTGAAATAATGGTGTCATGTCATTCGCGCGCATACATGCATTACTCAAATTTATTAATCACAAAAAATGTTAGTATCAATGTTCGAACCCATGACCTCTAATTCATAATGTAAAGTTCTAACCATCTCTACAATGATATAACGTGTGACTCTAAAGTAATGAAAAAAGACAAAAGTCATTCTTATAAGTATTAAAACTTTAATGCCCAATATATATTTGAATAATAACCtattataaaaaatttactTAATCTTTCTTAATTAATCAGATCATATGTAAAAAAAGGTTAATTGTTTTACTATTTTTTTAGTTAATCAGTTGTGTGTTTTTCTAAAAATATactatattttttgttattcaatttatAATAATTGATACTTTAAGAAATTTCTTATGTTTATAAgtgaattagaaaaaaaaaacaaagtttgATACGGAGTACCAATCAAGTAAGACTTGCAAAAATAAAGTATATTTGATCTTAGGAACTATTCTGGAAACCTTCATATATTTGGAGGATATTCTGTAATATTGGCAACAAATTAAATAGAAACATGCATAAAGGTTTGCAAAGAAAACAATCATCAACCGGACAAAAACCaaataacaaaaacaataaaattcggGGCATCGCCAGGGCCACTAACTAGTTAAAttatacatctaatttaccctatgactcactatcctattaaacaaataatttcagaaacccACCCAACCTCCCACCCTCAAAAATTACATGGTCCCCACtcatttacttattaaaatatctacccaaccccacttgctttattactccgtattttatttcattcaattcttcttcttaatatccgtgcccgaccaagtgtatctcttaaataaatacggagggagtaagtacTTTAAAAAGCTGAATTTGTTTGAAAAAAGTTGAATAAAATATTAGCTCACAAAGAAAAGGAAGATATTCTTATTCTCTAACTATTTTGCAATTTTGCTTAAAAGAAattcttaattaaattttttttttttgtgaaacaaTACATTCTTATGCAGTTATGCTGCAATCCGtatttattttgaaaagtttatcTGATATAAAGTTTATACTGCGTCCCTATTTTTGTTAGGGGTTACAAGTTGACCAGCATAAATATTAAGAAAgtttcccctcaaaaaaaaactattaaGAAAGTTTAGTTGATGTTATATAATAATAGAATAAGTGGAGTAATTGATAATaaagaaattgaaaaaaaaagcgGGTATAAAAGGTACTTaaaagcaattttttttttggcattaCTCCCcgattcacccttagggctaatccagATTCGAGGTGAGCTTGGTGGATAAgtttcagtcccctcccaattgttgtttgCGGAGGATCGAACACACGATCTGCCCTACCAAGTTTAActccaatcaccactgaaccaactgGCAATTGGTCGCAATATTTATGATTTTAGTTGAagtagaaaataataaagaattggTGTAAAAGTTACCGAAAACGAACATGTAATATACGGCCGCGCAAGTAGCAAATGTAACTCCTAAAAAATACAGAGGGAATAAACAGATATtgcctccgtatttatttaaggtatacacttgccttttccggccgtatttatttaagagatacacttgccatttttagtaacttatcaaccccaccatctaattaaatatctATTAGAGCTGAGGGCTTTTTCGTAAcgtaacttttcgtgtccctaATGTAATTTACAGAAATACCCTCGGCTCTTTCTTCTTTACATTTTACGGTTATTCCTCTCCCtctccaaaaataaagaaaaataaagaaacggCAAATGCTTCCgaatctctctccttcattgaAACCTTCTGCTCTTCAATGGCTATCGCCGCCTCGGATCTCTCCGCCGTCATGTCCGTCCGGCACGTCGAACGCCGTGTGCCTACTGCTGGTGAGATCACTTTTcttggttttgtttttgttaGTGAATTGGTTTGttttggtgaaataaattatgaaattggagattaaatatatttcgaaattagggttttaatattTAGGGGAAATCTAAATTAGGGATTTAGAAAAGGGCTGAATGATCAATTACAGGATGAAGAGATTTTGGGTTGGTTTTGTGTTCGGCGGCATAATTCACGGCGACTCAGCTAGGGTTTCTGAGTCGGGTTTTGCCCCGTCGCTTGGATTACGGGTGCATTTGGGTTTCCTGATTTCATTTGTAAACTTCACCTACCTCCATTACCATTCCattcttaatttaatttttaatttgatttgaattttctgattgaTTAATTCAAATAAAAGGGTGATTCAGATTAATTCAACCCTGTTTTTTCGTCGACCTGATGGTTTCTCATCATTCCATAATCTTTTTCTCTCCTTCTCGAATTTCTGTgatttttattaactttttttttgttgtacAGATGATCCTGGTTCTTTCACAGCTTTCGCCAAAGTGGAAAAAAGCTTCCAGACTGGGTATTTTCTCTTCTTCTATTTCTTTTCTGaagcttttgattttttgaaggttcaattttagttggagtttttatttattttttattttttttataaatgggGAAAAGAGAAGAATCAAAGCCAGGTACACAGGAGAAAGGTGCATTAAGTTGAGTATTTTACAGTCTATCTTGATTGGAGAAAGTTTTGGGTATCATTTGAAAATaagattattttaaatattctTGAACACAATTTTCCACATTTGTTTTTCCATTGGTGTATAATTTTGGATGGATATCATTTGATGGATATTAGTAAATTCTTGATTTGCTTTGAATTTGTTAGATTTTATTAACACTAAAATGAGCTATTGACCATCCTTTCATTGCGGGTTTGTTAGATTTTAATAACAATTGAGCTATTGACTGTCCATGTGAAGTGTTTAGATTTCTGGGTAATTAGTGTTGAAATTTGGTGCATGATGGTTTCTTAGTGCATACTTCCTTGGAGGATATGAATGGTTCGAATAAGGCAGTAGCTGCTGCTGCTAAATCTTGGGCCTTGGGTATACCGGTAAGTCCGTTTTTTACCTATGTGATTTTGTTAGAATATTTGTGATGAATTTTGAACCTATTTGATCTGATATAGCATTGTAGGTGTTAGGTGTTAGGTGTTGGTGTTAGGTGGCCATATTTGTTCTAACTCATTTAGATTTTTtccttgaaattttgaatttctcATGGATTGAAAGTTTTATCGTTTCTGCAAATTCTTAAAGTTAATCTTTTCTAAAAtctatttttttgtaaaattaatCAGATGTATTTAGTAAAAGTTGAATTTTTATCTCAAATTTAAATGTTTCGGTGATTGCATTTAATCATTGTCtctaatttttctttcaaattattcatttttctatatttttccatttttgttTACTTGGCAGAAGAGGAAATACTTAGATAAGCTTTTGTTCTACCTCATTCATTTTCTAtaaaattactccgtatttgtgaaattgaatttcaaatttgcaTACTTGGTTCAGAATTGTTAATTAGGTTTTACAATTTCACTATTCAATTCCTTAATCAGTTATTAGAGTCCGATTATTGAAAGTTTGAAATATGTTTAATAAACTTTGTTTGATGAAATTGAATTACTGATCCCCTATTGTAACAAAATCACATAGCAAAGATATACATCCTCTATTTGTTGGAAGGTAAAAGCGTTTTTACAAGTCACACATTGTGTTGCTCCGGTTTTCATAAAGTACTTAGCTGCCTGACTAACTATTTTTAGAATCTTTGGTAATTGTGTAACCTGCATGGAGTGTGATTTTGTAGTATCTGCGATTCTATGGAGACAATGATTTTCCTTCTCTTTTCTGAAGTGGTTTGTTGTCACATAACTTTTTTGTCTTATTATTTCAGCGTAGGATTAATTGTTCTTGGTGCATTCATTGCTGGTGCTCGAGATCTGTCTTTTGATGCTTACGGTTATGGAATTGTATTTCTGGCCAATATTACTACGGCTATATACCTTGCAACTATTGCTCGAATTGGTGATACATCATTGTTCTCATTCATTTGCCTTATATTCTGTATGATTTCTTATATTAAtgcttatataaaaaaaattctctcAGGAAAATTCAGTGGCCTTAATAGTTTTGAACTTATGTGGTGTAATGGTTAGATTGCAGATCTGTTACAAAAAAATGCACTTAAGACTCACTACCTTACTACACAATGTATCAGTTCTTTACTTATGGTACCTTTTtctctatatttttttatattaggTATTTTCTTTGCGGACCAATATTGCTGTTTTGGACTTATGTGAGAGGTGACATGGATCTCACCTTCAACTTTCTGTACTTGCTATCACCTGGTTTTCTGGTACTTGATTTTTCTGATGCTCATAATTTTGACATGCTTCACTGGCGGTCTAGGGGGGGCCTACCTGGGCCTCAGCCCACCCCATTCCGAGTAGTAATTGTTTCTCTTAAACATAGAACACAAAGACCATGTAGCTGAGTTGGTTTTGTTCTAAGCAATAAGTTGTACATCTTTCCGAGCACCATTGAGTCTTCTAAAGCCCATGCTTGGGATTGGCTGCAAACATAGACAACTCTTCCTACTCGAAAATTCTGTGAAATGTCAAGTTATCTGCTCTTTTTAGTTGAGCTAAAATTCTCTGAAATGTCAAGCTATCATTTTGTTAACTTTGTAGGTTTTTTTTTCCGTTGTTAGCTTTTGAATAACGTTTCATCTATAATTGCAGTCTGTAGCTCACATGCCCTGGCATCAAATGACATACAAGTTTTTGAACACCATTATTGACGATCTCTTTGCCTTTGTAATCAAGATGCCCAAACTTCACCGGCTTTCAGTTTTCCGTGATGGTAATACTAATTTAACACTCCTGAACATCTTCGTTTTGCTTGATTATTTAAGTTGCACCCCCTTGAAACAAACTTTGGGagttcttgaattcttgatcaTTTATTCTTGGAGGGAAAAATTGGAAAACAACACACTTTCTGATTTTCAAAGCCAGAGAATGTTCTAAAACCAGTTTGCAAGCTCAAAATGTTTACATGGCTATTGTTTCAAGATAGAATTAAAACTTCCACTTCCCCTTTAACTTTCTACAAGATTTGTTCAAACTATTAtagttttgtttgtttttctaaACCTTAGCAATCAAATTGAGTCAGATGGAGTAGTATTACAGCATTGGAGATGATGATTGTGATTATATTGTGTTTATGGTTGATTTTAACTTGCTTCGATTTCTACAGATTTCATATTTTTTGTATATGTTTATCAAAGATGGAAATACCCAGTTGACAAAAAGCGGGTGAATGAGTTCGGTTTTGGTAGTGAGGACGACAGTCAGTCTTCCGAGGCCATTTAAGGGACAAAGAAGGGATTTTAACTTCCATATTTTGAATTACtcaatattacaaatttgcctCTCATCAGAACAGGCTAGCTGATTTCTTTGAACGCCAATGTAACCACATTTATATAATTCGTTTTGTTGGGTTCAGTTTTATGACAGATGTGCTGAAATTAAGGCTTTAACTCTTTAAGCCTCATAGTTCATATTTTAATCATCCTTTATCTTTTGGTGATTGCAGAGTGTTCATCTTAAAGCCGCGTAATTATTGCTGCGTGTGTGACTCTTCTGTGTTACAACTTTAATTTTGTCGTGTGTATTGATTTATTTTCCGATGGATTAGGTTGATTTCAGATCTGTAAGCTGTTGTAATTAGGGTTTTCCATTGTTGGATATGCATATCGAGGATTTTGAAGCAGAAGAGGTGCTGGCAGGTGCAATGTTTCCGTTGGTGTTCAAATGGTTCGTTCACAATTGTTGGACATTGCACACCTGTTAAACATTTTCCATTTTTGAATTCGATTTGTTGAAACAATTGCGAACATTTTCCACTTTTAGtgatgtagttttgatttttcgcTGTGATATATTAGTTGTAAAAACTCAATCTTaagtttttttaataattttgcaCGCATCGTGGCGGGTTGAAGGACGTCCAACTTTAAGCTTTTATATAATCACGCACGCatagcgtgcatataagactagtaatacatataatttaccctatgacccaccatcctattaaacaaataatttcagaaacccaccccacctcctgtctccaaaatgacatggtccccacttgtttacttattaaaatacctacccaaccccacttattttattattttatttcatttaatttttcttcttaatacccgtgtctggccaagtgtatcccttaaataaatagggATGGAGTATATTCGTAATCTCCCTCTGTTCCTAATTTTTCTGGtcctactacgaggagt
This genomic stretch from Spinacia oleracea cultivar Varoflay chromosome 3, BTI_SOV_V1, whole genome shotgun sequence harbors:
- the LOC110792406 gene encoding uncharacterized protein isoform X2, which gives rise to MAIAASDLSAVMSVRHVERRVPTADDPGSFTAFAKVEKSFQTGYFLCGPILLFWTYVRGDMDLTFNFLYLLSPGFLSVAHMPWHQMTYKFLNTIIDDLFAFVIKMPKLHRLSVFRDGNTNLTLLNIFVLLDYLSCTPLKQTLGVLEFLIIYSWREKLENNTLSDFQSQRMF
- the LOC110792406 gene encoding uncharacterized protein isoform X1, which produces MLPNLSPSLKPSALQWLSPPRISPPSCPSGTSNAVCLLLMILVLSQLSPKWKKASRLVHTSLEDMNGSNKAVAAAAKSWALGIPSVAHMPWHQMTYKFLNTIIDDLFAFVIKMPKLHRLSVFRDGNTNLTLLNIFVLLDYLSCTPLKQTLGVLEFLIIYSWREKLENNTLSDFQSQRMF
- the LOC110792406 gene encoding uncharacterized protein isoform X6, coding for MLPNLSPSLKPSALQWLSPPRISPPSCPSGTSNAVCLLLMILVLSQLSPKWKKASRLVHTSLEDMNGSNKAVAAAAKSWALGIPSVAHMPWHQMTYKFLNTIIDDLFAFVIKMPKLHRLSVFRDG
- the LOC110792406 gene encoding uncharacterized protein isoform X7 — its product is MAIAASDLSAVMSVRHVERRVPTADDPGSFTAFAKVEKSFQTGYFLCGPILLFWTYVRGDMDLTFNFLYLLSPGFLSVAHMPWHQMTYKFLNTIIDDLFAFVIKMPKLHRLSVFRDECSS
- the LOC110792406 gene encoding uncharacterized protein isoform X5 codes for the protein MLPNLSPSLKPSALQWLSPPRISPPSCPSGTSNAVCLLLMILVLSQLSPKWKKASRLVHTSLEDMNGSNKAVAAAAKSWALGIPSVAHMPWHQMTYKFLNTIIDDLFAFVIKMPKLHRLSVFRDECSS
- the LOC110792406 gene encoding uncharacterized protein isoform X4, with translation MAIAASDLSAVMSVRHVERRVPTADDPGSFTAFAKVEKSFQTGYFLCGPILLFWTYVRGDMDLTFNFLYLLSPGFLSVAHMPWHQMTYKFLNTIIDDLFAFVIKMPKLHRLSVFRDDFIFFVYVYQRWKYPVDKKRVNEFGFGSEDDSQSSEAI
- the LOC110792406 gene encoding uncharacterized protein isoform X8, whose translation is MAIAASDLSAVMSVRHVERRVPTADDPGSFTAFAKVEKSFQTGYFLCGPILLFWTYVRGDMDLTFNFLYLLSPGFLSVAHMPWHQMTYKFLNTIIDDLFAFVIKMPKLHRLSVFRDG
- the LOC110792406 gene encoding uncharacterized protein isoform X3; the protein is MLPNLSPSLKPSALQWLSPPRISPPSCPSGTSNAVCLLLMILVLSQLSPKWKKASRLVHTSLEDMNGSNKAVAAAAKSWALGIPSVAHMPWHQMTYKFLNTIIDDLFAFVIKMPKLHRLSVFRDDFIFFVYVYQRWKYPVDKKRVNEFGFGSEDDSQSSEAI